In the Pungitius pungitius chromosome 5, fPunPun2.1, whole genome shotgun sequence genome, one interval contains:
- the LOC119224823 gene encoding NLR family CARD domain-containing protein 3-like isoform X3, giving the protein MEKVKKDLIKILEQLKEEDFKGFKWYLENHPIPEDHRSIPPCDLENADRRNTVDMMVRCYNTDSVQVAMKVLEELQMNDLVEKLSKKNSTGKPKTVGGESGQGKPKTVEGERGKLNTGGGEKGHGEETFGKLNTGGEEKGHEIMGNCQQYLKSKLKKKFQSVFEGIAKAGNPTLLNEIYTELYITEGGTAEVNQEHEVRQIETLSRKPARSETTIRQEDLFKASAGGEEPIRTVMTKGVAGIGKTVLTQKFTLDWAEDKGHQDIQFTFPFTFRELNVLREKKFSLVELVHHFFSETKEAGICRLEEFQVVFIFDGLDECRLPLDFHKNEILTDVTESASMDVLLTNLIRGKLLPSARLWITTQPAAANQIPPECVGMVTEVRGFTDPQKEEYFMKRFRDKKLASRIVSHIKTSRSLHIMCHIPVFCWISATVLEVELKTIKRGELPKTLTEMYIHFLVVQSKVKKVKYDGGVETDPHWSPESRKMIESLGKLAFDQLQKGNPIFYESDLTECGIDITEASVNSGVFTQIFREESGLYHDKVFCFLHQSVQEFLAALHVHLTFINSGVDLLSEEQNTSLLSSCLVVFRDKTKPKHFYKRAVDEALQSPNGHLDLVLRFLLGLSLETNQTFLRGLLTQTGSRSQINRETVQYIKKKISRNVSPEKSINLFHCLNELNDVSLVEEIQRSLSSGCLSTDKLSPAQWSALVFILLSSEVNLEVFDLKKYSASEEALLRLLPVVKASNKALLRDCNLSERSCEALSSVLSSQSSSLNELDLSNNDLQDSGAKLLFDGLESPHCNLETLRLEGCNLSERSCEALSSVLSSQFSSLRELDLSNNDLQDSGVKLLCDGLESPHWTLATLRVEPDGVRWFRRGLRKYSCELTIDTNTVNRKLKLSQNNRKVTHVEEVQSYPDHPDRFDYWSQLLCRTGLTGRCYWEVEWRGRVYVSVSYRGINKKGYTDDCLFGKNDQSWSLGCSDEGYSVCHNKTVTRITSSSSFSSSSSSSFSSSSFGRVAVYVDCPAGSLSFFRVSSDTMIHIHTFSTTFTEPLYPGFAFLFKPGSSVSLCSL; this is encoded by the exons atggagaaagtCAAAAAGGATCTCATCAAAATTTTAGAACAACTCAAAGAGGAGGACTTCAAAGGGTTCAAATGGTACCTGGAGAACCATCCAATCCCAGAAGACCACCGATCAATCCCACCCTGTGACCTGGAGAACGCAGACAGGAGGAACACAGTGGACATGATGGTGCGGTGCTACAACACAGACTCGGTTCAGGTGGCCATGAAGGTTTTGGAAGAGTTGCAAATGAACGATCTTGTTGAAAAATTATCCAAAAAGAACTCTACGG GCAAACCAAAAACTGTCGGAGGAGAAAGTGGTCAAG GCAAACCAAAAACTGTGGAAGGAGAAAGAG GCAAACTGAATactgggggaggagaaaaaggtCACGGTGAAGAGACCTTTG GCAAACTGAATActgggggagaagaaaaaggtcACG AGATTATGGGCAACTGTCAACAGTATCTCAAATccaagctgaagaagaagttccagtctgtgtttgagggcatcgctaaagcaggaaacccaacccttctgaatgagatctacacagagctctacattacagagggagggactgcagaggtcaatcaagaacatgaggtcagacagattgaaacattATCCAGGAAACCAGCCAGatcagaaacaaccatcagacaagaagacctctttaaagcctcagctggaggagaggaaccaatcagaacagtgatgactaaaggagtggctggcattgggaaaacagtcttaacacagaagttcactctggactgggcagAAGACAAAGgccaccaggacatacagttcacatttccattcaccttcagagagctgaatgtgctgagagagaagaagttcagcttggtggaacttgttcatcacttcttcagtgaaaccaaagaagcaggaatctgcaggttggaagagttccaggttgtgttcatctttgacggtctggatgagtgtcgacttcctctggacttccacaagaatgagatcctgactgatgtcacagagtcgGCCTCaatggatgtgctcctcacaaacctcatcaggggaaagctgcttccctctgctcgcctctggataaccacacaacctgcagcagccaatcagatccctcctgagtgtgttggcatggtgacagaggtcagagggttcactgacccccagaaggaAGAGTACTTCatgaagaggttcagagataagAAGCTGGCCAGCAGGATtgtctctcacatcaagacctcacgaagcctccacatcatgtgccacatcccagtcttctgctggatcagtGCTACAGTTCTGGAGGTGGAGTTAAAGACCATAAAGAgaggagagctgcccaagaccctgactgagatgtataTCCatttcctggtggttcagtccaaagtgaagaaggtcaagtacgatggaggagttGAAACGGATCctcactggagtccagagagcaggaagatgatcgagtctctgggaaaactggcctttgatcagctgcagaaaggaaacccgatcttctatgaatccgacctgacggagtgtggcatcgatatcacaGAAGCCTCAGTGAACTCAGGAGTAttcactcagatcttcagagaggagagcggACTGTACCAtgacaaggtgttctgcttcctCCATcagagtgttcaggagtttctggctgctcttcatgtccatctgaccttcatcaACTCTGGTGTCGATctgctgtcagaagaacaaaacaCCTCCCTGTTGTCTAGTTGTCTAGTTGTCTTTAGAGACAAAACTAAACCCAAACATTTTTACAAGAGAGCTGTGGACGAGGCTttacagagtcctaatggacacctggacttggtcctccgcttcctcttaggtctttccctggagaccaatcagactttcctacgaggtctgctgacacagacaggaagtcgctCACAGATCAATCGGGAgacagtccagtacatcaagaagaagatcagtaggaatgtgtctccagagaaaagcatcaatctgttccactgtctgaatgaactgaatgatgtttctctagtggaggagattcAACGGTCCCTTAGTTCAGGATGTCTCTCCAcagataaactgtctcctgctcagtggtcagctctggtcttcatttTACTGTCATCAGAAGTtaatctggaggtgtttgacctgaagaaatactcagcttcagaggaggctcttctcaggctgctgccagtggtcaaagcctccaacaaagctct ACTGAGGGACTGTAACCtatcagagagaagctgtgaagctctgtcctcagttctcagctcccagtcctctagtctgaacgagctggatctgagtaacaacgacctgcaggattcaggagcgAAGCTGCTGTTTGATGGACTGGAGAGTCCACACTGtaacctggagactctcag actggagggctgtaacctctcagagagaagctgtgaagctctgtcctcagtcctcagctcccagttctctagtctgagagaactggatctgagtaacaacgacctgcaggattcaggagtgaagctgctgtgtgatggactggaGAGTCCACACTGGACACTAGcaactctcag ggtggagcctgatGGAGTCCGATGGTTCAGACGAGgactgaggaagt attcctgtgaactcacaatcgacacaaataCAGTGAACAGAAAACTGAAACTGTCTcagaacaacaggaaggtgacacatgtggaggaggttcagtcatatcctgatcatccagacagatttgactactggtcccagctgctgtgtagaactggtctgactggtcgctgttactgggaggtcgagtggagaggaagagtttatgtatcagtgagttacagaggaatcaataAGAAAGGATACACTGATGACTGTTTATTTGGAAagaatgatcagtcctggagtctggGATGCTCTGATGAAGGTTACTCTGTCTGTCACAATAAGACAGTAAcacgcatcacctcctcctcctccttctcctcctcctcctcctcctccttctcctcctcctcctttggtagagtagcagtgtatgtggactgtcctgctggctctctgtccttcttcagagtctcctctgacacaATGATTCAcatccacaccttcagcaccacattcactgaacctctttatcctgggtttgcCTTCTTGTTCAAAcctggttcctcagtgtctctgtgttctctTTAG
- the LOC119224823 gene encoding NLR family CARD domain-containing protein 3-like isoform X5 — MEKVKKDLIKILEQLKEEDFKGFKWYLENHPIPEDHRSIPPCDLENADRRNTVDMMVRCYNTDSVQVAMKVLEELQMNDLVEKLSKKNSTGKPKTVGGESGQGKLNTGGGEKGHGEETFGKLNTGGEEKGHEIMGNCQQYLKSKLKKKFQSVFEGIAKAGNPTLLNEIYTELYITEGGTAEVNQEHEVRQIETLSRKPARSETTIRQEDLFKASAGGEEPIRTVMTKGVAGIGKTVLTQKFTLDWAEDKGHQDIQFTFPFTFRELNVLREKKFSLVELVHHFFSETKEAGICRLEEFQVVFIFDGLDECRLPLDFHKNEILTDVTESASMDVLLTNLIRGKLLPSARLWITTQPAAANQIPPECVGMVTEVRGFTDPQKEEYFMKRFRDKKLASRIVSHIKTSRSLHIMCHIPVFCWISATVLEVELKTIKRGELPKTLTEMYIHFLVVQSKVKKVKYDGGVETDPHWSPESRKMIESLGKLAFDQLQKGNPIFYESDLTECGIDITEASVNSGVFTQIFREESGLYHDKVFCFLHQSVQEFLAALHVHLTFINSGVDLLSEEQNTSLLSSCLVVFRDKTKPKHFYKRAVDEALQSPNGHLDLVLRFLLGLSLETNQTFLRGLLTQTGSRSQINRETVQYIKKKISRNVSPEKSINLFHCLNELNDVSLVEEIQRSLSSGCLSTDKLSPAQWSALVFILLSSEVNLEVFDLKKYSASEEALLRLLPVVKASNKALLRDCNLSERSCEALSSVLSSQSSSLNELDLSNNDLQDSGAKLLFDGLESPHCNLETLRLEGCNLSERSCEALSSVLSSQFSSLRELDLSNNDLQDSGVKLLCDGLESPHWTLATLRVEPDGVRWFRRGLRKYSCELTIDTNTVNRKLKLSQNNRKVTHVEEVQSYPDHPDRFDYWSQLLCRTGLTGRCYWEVEWRGRVYVSVSYRGINKKGYTDDCLFGKNDQSWSLGCSDEGYSVCHNKTVTRITSSSSFSSSSSSSFSSSSFGRVAVYVDCPAGSLSFFRVSSDTMIHIHTFSTTFTEPLYPGFAFLFKPGSSVSLCSL; from the exons atggagaaagtCAAAAAGGATCTCATCAAAATTTTAGAACAACTCAAAGAGGAGGACTTCAAAGGGTTCAAATGGTACCTGGAGAACCATCCAATCCCAGAAGACCACCGATCAATCCCACCCTGTGACCTGGAGAACGCAGACAGGAGGAACACAGTGGACATGATGGTGCGGTGCTACAACACAGACTCGGTTCAGGTGGCCATGAAGGTTTTGGAAGAGTTGCAAATGAACGATCTTGTTGAAAAATTATCCAAAAAGAACTCTACGG GCAAACCAAAAACTGTCGGAGGAGAAAGTGGTCAAG GCAAACTGAATactgggggaggagaaaaaggtCACGGTGAAGAGACCTTTG GCAAACTGAATActgggggagaagaaaaaggtcACG AGATTATGGGCAACTGTCAACAGTATCTCAAATccaagctgaagaagaagttccagtctgtgtttgagggcatcgctaaagcaggaaacccaacccttctgaatgagatctacacagagctctacattacagagggagggactgcagaggtcaatcaagaacatgaggtcagacagattgaaacattATCCAGGAAACCAGCCAGatcagaaacaaccatcagacaagaagacctctttaaagcctcagctggaggagaggaaccaatcagaacagtgatgactaaaggagtggctggcattgggaaaacagtcttaacacagaagttcactctggactgggcagAAGACAAAGgccaccaggacatacagttcacatttccattcaccttcagagagctgaatgtgctgagagagaagaagttcagcttggtggaacttgttcatcacttcttcagtgaaaccaaagaagcaggaatctgcaggttggaagagttccaggttgtgttcatctttgacggtctggatgagtgtcgacttcctctggacttccacaagaatgagatcctgactgatgtcacagagtcgGCCTCaatggatgtgctcctcacaaacctcatcaggggaaagctgcttccctctgctcgcctctggataaccacacaacctgcagcagccaatcagatccctcctgagtgtgttggcatggtgacagaggtcagagggttcactgacccccagaaggaAGAGTACTTCatgaagaggttcagagataagAAGCTGGCCAGCAGGATtgtctctcacatcaagacctcacgaagcctccacatcatgtgccacatcccagtcttctgctggatcagtGCTACAGTTCTGGAGGTGGAGTTAAAGACCATAAAGAgaggagagctgcccaagaccctgactgagatgtataTCCatttcctggtggttcagtccaaagtgaagaaggtcaagtacgatggaggagttGAAACGGATCctcactggagtccagagagcaggaagatgatcgagtctctgggaaaactggcctttgatcagctgcagaaaggaaacccgatcttctatgaatccgacctgacggagtgtggcatcgatatcacaGAAGCCTCAGTGAACTCAGGAGTAttcactcagatcttcagagaggagagcggACTGTACCAtgacaaggtgttctgcttcctCCATcagagtgttcaggagtttctggctgctcttcatgtccatctgaccttcatcaACTCTGGTGTCGATctgctgtcagaagaacaaaacaCCTCCCTGTTGTCTAGTTGTCTAGTTGTCTTTAGAGACAAAACTAAACCCAAACATTTTTACAAGAGAGCTGTGGACGAGGCTttacagagtcctaatggacacctggacttggtcctccgcttcctcttaggtctttccctggagaccaatcagactttcctacgaggtctgctgacacagacaggaagtcgctCACAGATCAATCGGGAgacagtccagtacatcaagaagaagatcagtaggaatgtgtctccagagaaaagcatcaatctgttccactgtctgaatgaactgaatgatgtttctctagtggaggagattcAACGGTCCCTTAGTTCAGGATGTCTCTCCAcagataaactgtctcctgctcagtggtcagctctggtcttcatttTACTGTCATCAGAAGTtaatctggaggtgtttgacctgaagaaatactcagcttcagaggaggctcttctcaggctgctgccagtggtcaaagcctccaacaaagctct ACTGAGGGACTGTAACCtatcagagagaagctgtgaagctctgtcctcagttctcagctcccagtcctctagtctgaacgagctggatctgagtaacaacgacctgcaggattcaggagcgAAGCTGCTGTTTGATGGACTGGAGAGTCCACACTGtaacctggagactctcag actggagggctgtaacctctcagagagaagctgtgaagctctgtcctcagtcctcagctcccagttctctagtctgagagaactggatctgagtaacaacgacctgcaggattcaggagtgaagctgctgtgtgatggactggaGAGTCCACACTGGACACTAGcaactctcag ggtggagcctgatGGAGTCCGATGGTTCAGACGAGgactgaggaagt attcctgtgaactcacaatcgacacaaataCAGTGAACAGAAAACTGAAACTGTCTcagaacaacaggaaggtgacacatgtggaggaggttcagtcatatcctgatcatccagacagatttgactactggtcccagctgctgtgtagaactggtctgactggtcgctgttactgggaggtcgagtggagaggaagagtttatgtatcagtgagttacagaggaatcaataAGAAAGGATACACTGATGACTGTTTATTTGGAAagaatgatcagtcctggagtctggGATGCTCTGATGAAGGTTACTCTGTCTGTCACAATAAGACAGTAAcacgcatcacctcctcctcctccttctcctcctcctcctcctcctccttctcctcctcctcctttggtagagtagcagtgtatgtggactgtcctgctggctctctgtccttcttcagagtctcctctgacacaATGATTCAcatccacaccttcagcaccacattcactgaacctctttatcctgggtttgcCTTCTTGTTCAAAcctggttcctcagtgtctctgtgttctctTTAG